The following proteins are co-located in the Myroides profundi genome:
- the sucC gene encoding ADP-forming succinate--CoA ligase subunit beta: MNLHEFQGKEILASYGVRVQRGLVANNAEEAVEKAKQLTEETGTSWYVIKAQIHAGGRGKGGGVKLAKNLDEVKEIAGKIIGMDLITPQTPPEGKRVNRVLVAEDVYYPGESETNEFYMSVLLDRAKGRNMIMYSTEGGMDIEEVAEKTPHLIFKEEIDPAVGLQGFQARRIAFNLGLSGNAFKEMVKFVDALYRAYIGSDSSMFEINPVLKTSDDKILAVDAKVTLDDNALYRQKTYAEYRDVTEERPIEVEAKEAGLNYVDLDGTVGCMVNGAGLAMATMDLIKYAGFEPANFLDVGGTADAKRVEIAFRIILKDPNVKAILINIFGGIVRCDRVAQGVVDAYKNMGDDIKVPIIVRLQGTNAELAKEIIDQSGMPILSAIAFQEAADQVKVALS; the protein is encoded by the coding sequence ATGAATTTACATGAATTTCAAGGTAAAGAAATATTAGCTAGCTACGGTGTAAGAGTACAACGTGGATTAGTAGCTAACAACGCAGAAGAAGCAGTTGAAAAAGCAAAACAACTTACAGAAGAAACTGGTACAAGTTGGTATGTAATTAAAGCTCAGATCCATGCAGGAGGAAGAGGTAAAGGAGGAGGAGTTAAGTTGGCTAAAAACTTAGACGAAGTAAAAGAAATCGCTGGTAAAATTATCGGTATGGATTTAATTACTCCACAAACTCCACCAGAAGGAAAAAGAGTTAACCGTGTTTTAGTAGCAGAGGATGTTTACTATCCTGGAGAAAGCGAAACTAACGAGTTTTACATGTCTGTATTACTTGATAGAGCTAAAGGACGTAACATGATTATGTATTCTACTGAAGGAGGTATGGATATCGAAGAAGTTGCTGAGAAAACTCCACACTTAATCTTCAAAGAAGAAATTGATCCAGCAGTTGGATTACAAGGATTCCAAGCTAGAAGAATTGCTTTTAACTTAGGATTATCTGGAAATGCTTTCAAAGAAATGGTTAAGTTCGTAGATGCTTTATATAGAGCATACATTGGAAGTGATTCTTCAATGTTCGAGATTAACCCTGTATTAAAAACTTCTGATGATAAAATTTTAGCTGTTGATGCTAAAGTTACTTTAGATGACAATGCATTATACAGACAAAAAACTTATGCTGAGTACAGAGACGTTACTGAAGAAAGACCTATCGAAGTAGAAGCTAAAGAAGCAGGATTAAACTATGTGGATTTAGATGGTACTGTAGGATGTATGGTTAACGGTGCTGGATTAGCAATGGCTACTATGGATTTAATCAAGTATGCTGGTTTCGAACCTGCTAACTTCTTAGACGTAGGAGGAACTGCTGATGCTAAACGTGTTGAAATCGCTTTCCGTATTATCTTAAAAGATCCTAACGTAAAAGCTATTTTGATTAACATCTTTGGAGGTATTGTTCGTTGTGACCGTGTTGCTCAAGGTGTTGTTGATGCATACAAGAACATGGGTGACGATATTAAAGTGCCAATCATCGTTCGTTTACAAGGAACTAATGCTGAATTAGCAAAAGAAATTATCGATCAATCAGGTATGCCTATTTTATCTGCTATTGCTTTCCAAGAAGCTGCAGACCAAGTAAAAGTGGCTTTATCATAA
- a CDS encoding OmpA family protein: MKKLTLPLLASVLAFGAVHAQSPYNKWSIDLNGGFAKPARAGQSAETFKNLHLDGGVRYSLNNKFGIKASFGYDKLDNWTNDADLNTNHYRTSLEGVVNVGRLLNFETWTKVLNVQAHAGGGYSWMNGDAFSGTDNMGHLMAGLTGQIKVHPRVALNADFTVIQNLEQNTNWSGIGTTNRSIAQGTMFNASVGVSIYLGKNAQHADWYTEAEQENALLAELDGRVSKVESMLVDSDGDGVPDYLDLEPNTPAGALVDSRGRNIDKNNNGIADNIEAFIAEKYGNQPEQAVAGNDSNMIKELINKGYVAAYFDFDKTQPTNVDGINFIVNYLKANPNASVEVMGYADAVGNKSYNNKLSERRANAVKDILVKSGVSASKVSAKGNGIDDAVSKDSAAARRIARKVVFKIN, from the coding sequence ATGAAAAAATTAACATTACCGTTATTGGCTTCTGTATTAGCTTTTGGTGCTGTTCATGCTCAAAGTCCTTACAACAAATGGTCTATTGACTTAAATGGAGGATTTGCTAAACCAGCTAGAGCAGGTCAATCTGCTGAAACATTCAAAAACTTACACTTAGATGGAGGTGTACGTTATAGCTTAAACAACAAATTTGGTATTAAAGCTTCTTTTGGCTATGATAAATTAGACAACTGGACTAATGATGCTGATTTAAACACTAACCACTACAGAACAAGCTTAGAAGGGGTTGTTAACGTTGGAAGACTTTTAAACTTCGAAACTTGGACTAAAGTATTAAACGTACAAGCTCACGCAGGGGGAGGTTACTCTTGGATGAACGGAGATGCATTCTCTGGAACAGACAATATGGGACACTTAATGGCTGGATTAACTGGTCAAATTAAAGTTCACCCACGTGTTGCATTAAACGCTGACTTTACAGTTATTCAAAACTTAGAGCAAAACACAAACTGGAGTGGTATAGGAACAACTAACCGTTCTATTGCTCAAGGAACTATGTTTAACGCTTCTGTTGGAGTTTCTATCTATTTAGGTAAAAATGCTCAACACGCTGATTGGTATACTGAAGCAGAACAAGAAAATGCTTTATTAGCTGAATTAGACGGAAGAGTATCTAAAGTAGAAAGCATGTTAGTTGACTCTGATGGAGACGGTGTGCCAGATTACTTAGACTTAGAGCCTAATACACCAGCTGGTGCTTTAGTTGATTCTAGAGGTAGAAATATCGATAAAAACAACAACGGTATCGCTGATAACATCGAAGCTTTCATCGCTGAGAAATATGGTAACCAACCAGAACAAGCTGTTGCAGGTAACGATTCTAACATGATTAAAGAATTAATCAACAAAGGATATGTTGCTGCTTACTTTGATTTTGATAAAACTCAACCAACAAACGTTGACGGAATCAACTTCATCGTTAACTACTTAAAAGCTAATCCAAATGCTTCTGTTGAAGTTATGGGTTATGCTGATGCAGTAGGAAACAAATCTTACAACAACAAGTTATCTGAAAGACGTGCTAACGCAGTTAAAGATATCTTAGTTAAATCTGGAGTTAGTGCTTCTAAAGTTTCTGCTAAAGGAAACGGAATCGATGACGCAGTGTCTAAAGATTCAGCTGCAGCTCGTAGAATTGCAAGAAAAGTTGTATTCAAAATTAACTAA
- a CDS encoding ATP-dependent helicase codes for MQNYIDQLNEAQRAPVLQKDGPMIVIAGAGSGKTRVLTLRIAYLMHQGVDAFNILALTFTNKAAREMKVRIAQIVGSSEAKNLWMGTFHSVFAKILRAEADKLGYPSNFTIYDSQDSQRLIGQIIKEMQLDKDIYKPKEILSRISSYKNSLITVKAYYNNPELQEADAMSKRPRIGEIYNNYVERCFKSGAMDFDDLLLKTNELLTRFPDVLSKYQNRFKYILVDEYQDTNHSQYLIVRALSDRFQNICVVGDDAQSIYAFRGANINNILNFQKDYEGVQTYRLEQNYRSSRNIVEAANSVIDNNKVKLEKVVWTANDFGPKIKVHRSLTDGEEGRFVASTIFEEKMQNQKNNSDFAILYRTNAQSRAMEDALRKKDIPYRIYGGLSFYQRKEIKDVLSYLRLVINPKDEEALVRVINYPARGIGNTTLDKLTIAANHYKRSIFEVVEHIDKIDLKITAGTRSKLSDFSNMIKAFQALEETMDAYQLTEHIVKKTGLVQEMRKDTTPEGITRMENIEELLNGIKDFIEGQREVDGARGALSEFMEDVALATDLDKDTGDDDRVALMTIHLAKGLEFPTVFCVGMEEDLFPSAMSMNTRSELEEERRLFYVALTRAEHQAYLTYAQSRYRWGKLVDSDPSRFIEEIKDEYLEYLTPVETNYRYKPTINADIFGDVDKSKLRLKKPIAGTPPAYVTDNEEPKENRNIRKLKPVDASVTKTTTLTNGNQLLEVGQTVMHERFGKGVIINLEGVGADKKAEIRFDVGGIKKLLLRFAKLQVL; via the coding sequence ATGCAAAATTATATAGATCAGTTAAATGAGGCTCAAAGAGCGCCTGTGCTTCAGAAAGATGGACCAATGATAGTAATCGCTGGAGCAGGGTCAGGAAAGACGAGAGTATTGACTTTACGTATCGCTTATTTAATGCACCAAGGAGTTGATGCATTTAATATTCTAGCGTTGACGTTTACCAATAAGGCAGCTCGTGAAATGAAAGTAAGGATTGCTCAAATTGTTGGGAGTTCAGAGGCTAAGAATCTATGGATGGGGACATTTCACTCTGTATTTGCTAAGATACTTAGAGCTGAGGCAGATAAGTTAGGATATCCAAGTAACTTTACTATTTATGATTCTCAAGATAGTCAACGTCTTATAGGACAGATTATAAAAGAAATGCAATTAGATAAAGATATCTATAAACCAAAAGAGATATTAAGTAGAATATCATCATATAAAAACAGCTTAATTACTGTAAAAGCTTATTACAATAATCCTGAGTTACAAGAGGCTGATGCAATGAGTAAAAGACCTCGTATAGGGGAAATTTACAATAATTATGTAGAACGTTGTTTTAAATCAGGAGCAATGGATTTCGATGATTTATTACTAAAGACAAATGAGTTACTGACTCGTTTTCCTGATGTGCTTTCTAAATATCAGAATAGATTCAAATATATATTAGTGGATGAGTATCAAGATACAAACCATTCACAATATCTTATTGTTCGTGCTTTATCAGATCGCTTTCAGAATATTTGTGTAGTGGGGGATGATGCTCAGAGTATCTATGCATTTAGAGGAGCGAACATTAATAATATCTTGAACTTCCAGAAAGATTATGAAGGTGTACAAACTTATAGATTAGAACAGAATTATCGTTCGTCTCGAAATATTGTGGAGGCTGCAAACTCTGTTATTGATAATAATAAAGTTAAATTAGAAAAGGTAGTATGGACTGCAAATGATTTTGGCCCAAAGATTAAGGTGCATAGATCTTTAACGGACGGGGAAGAAGGTCGTTTTGTAGCTTCTACTATTTTTGAAGAAAAGATGCAAAATCAAAAGAACAACAGTGATTTTGCTATTCTATATAGAACGAATGCACAGTCTCGTGCTATGGAGGATGCTTTGCGTAAAAAAGATATACCTTATCGCATTTATGGTGGTCTGTCGTTTTATCAAAGAAAAGAGATTAAAGATGTTCTGAGTTACTTAAGACTGGTTATTAATCCAAAAGATGAGGAAGCATTAGTACGTGTGATTAATTATCCTGCACGTGGTATAGGTAATACTACTTTGGACAAATTAACTATTGCAGCTAATCACTATAAGCGCTCTATATTTGAGGTGGTTGAACATATTGATAAGATAGACTTAAAGATTACTGCAGGGACGCGTAGTAAATTGAGTGATTTTAGTAATATGATTAAAGCTTTTCAGGCTTTAGAAGAGACAATGGATGCTTATCAATTGACAGAGCATATTGTTAAGAAAACTGGACTTGTTCAGGAAATGCGTAAAGATACGACTCCTGAAGGTATTACTCGTATGGAGAATATTGAGGAATTACTGAATGGTATTAAAGATTTTATTGAAGGTCAACGTGAGGTAGATGGTGCTAGAGGAGCTTTAAGCGAGTTTATGGAAGATGTGGCTTTAGCTACAGATTTAGATAAAGATACAGGTGATGATGATAGAGTTGCATTGATGACAATTCACTTGGCGAAAGGATTGGAATTTCCAACTGTATTCTGTGTAGGAATGGAAGAAGATTTATTTCCAAGTGCTATGAGTATGAATACTAGAAGTGAGTTAGAGGAAGAAAGAAGGTTGTTTTACGTGGCTTTAACGCGTGCAGAACATCAGGCTTATTTAACCTATGCTCAATCAAGATATAGATGGGGTAAATTAGTAGATAGTGATCCTTCTCGATTTATAGAGGAGATTAAGGATGAGTATTTAGAATATTTAACTCCAGTAGAAACAAATTATAGGTACAAACCAACTATTAATGCTGATATTTTTGGCGATGTAGATAAGAGTAAGTTGAGATTGAAGAAACCTATTGCAGGTACTCCGCCAGCTTATGTAACCGATAATGAGGAACCAAAAGAGAATAGGAATATAAGAAAACTGAAGCCTGTTGATGCTTCAGTTACGAAGACAACGACATTGACAAATGGTAATCAGCTTTTAGAAGTCGGCCAAACGGTTATGCATGAGCGATTTGGTAAGGGGGTTATTATTAATCTCGAAGGTGTGGGAGCAGATAAGAAAGCGGAGATTCGATTTGATGTTGGAGGAATAAAAAAACTGCTGTTAAGATTTGCTAAGCTTCAAGTTTTATAG
- a CDS encoding L-threonylcarbamoyladenylate synthase, which yields MSQFIKIYPENPNEKEIDKVVKVLREGGLVIYPTDTVYGLGCDISNSKALERIAKIKGIKLDKANFSFVCYDLSNISNYVKQIDTSTFKILKKALPGPYTFILPGNNELPKEFKKKKTVGIRVPDNNIAREIVRKLGNPIVSTSIYDEDEILEYTTDPELIFEKWQNIVDIVIDGGYGNNEASTVIDLSGEEPEIIRAGKGDTDIF from the coding sequence ATGTCACAGTTTATAAAGATTTATCCAGAGAATCCTAATGAAAAGGAAATAGATAAAGTGGTTAAGGTGTTAAGAGAGGGAGGTCTAGTCATCTATCCTACTGATACTGTGTATGGGTTAGGATGTGATATATCTAATTCTAAGGCATTAGAAAGAATTGCTAAGATTAAAGGAATAAAACTGGATAAGGCTAACTTCTCTTTTGTTTGTTATGACCTTAGTAATATTTCTAATTATGTGAAGCAGATAGATACTTCTACATTTAAAATATTAAAGAAAGCACTACCTGGTCCTTATACTTTCATTCTCCCGGGAAATAATGAACTACCTAAAGAGTTTAAGAAGAAAAAAACAGTAGGGATTCGTGTGCCAGATAATAATATCGCTCGAGAAATAGTGAGAAAGTTAGGTAATCCAATCGTTTCGACTTCAATATATGATGAAGATGAAATATTGGAATATACTACTGACCCAGAATTGATATTTGAAAAATGGCAAAACATAGTTGATATTGTTATTGATGGTGGTTATGGAAATAATGAAGCATCAACAGTAATTGACTTGTCAGGAGAAGAACCTGAAATTATAAGAGCAGGTAAGGGAGATACTGATATCTTCTAA
- a CDS encoding NUDIX domain-containing protein: protein MGYVSKIFVTVDVVLFKKYLNISQILLIKRKNEPFRDYWALPGGFVDENEDLENAAKRELREETSIDLDQLVQLKAYGKPFRDPRSHMVTVAFLGEVGEEVIGEAADDAKELAWFAIDELPDLAFDHHDIVLDAIERYKKK from the coding sequence ATGGGATATGTTTCAAAGATATTCGTTACTGTAGATGTAGTATTGTTTAAAAAATATTTAAATATTTCACAGATATTATTAATAAAGCGCAAAAATGAACCATTTCGCGATTATTGGGCTTTGCCTGGTGGTTTTGTAGATGAAAATGAGGATTTAGAGAATGCAGCAAAGCGTGAATTACGTGAAGAAACGTCAATTGACCTTGATCAATTAGTTCAACTTAAAGCTTATGGTAAACCATTTAGAGATCCTAGGTCTCATATGGTTACAGTAGCTTTCTTAGGTGAAGTAGGAGAGGAGGTTATAGGAGAAGCAGCTGATGATGCTAAAGAGTTAGCCTGGTTTGCGATAGATGAATTACCAGATTTAGCATTTGATCATCATGACATTGTTTTGGATGCTATAGAACGATACAAAAAAAAATAA
- a CDS encoding DUF3817 domain-containing protein, translating into MLKTFKIVALLEGLSLLALLFIAMPLKYFFEKPEMVSKVGMAHGVLFILYIVMATVLKSDEKWSLRKYGLICLASVVPFGTFIMEKKLLESKA; encoded by the coding sequence ATGCTAAAGACATTTAAAATTGTTGCGTTACTTGAAGGGTTATCTTTACTAGCGCTTTTATTCATCGCTATGCCTTTAAAATACTTCTTCGAAAAACCTGAAATGGTAAGTAAAGTAGGAATGGCACATGGAGTATTGTTTATACTATATATAGTAATGGCTACAGTACTTAAAAGTGATGAAAAATGGAGTCTACGAAAATATGGTCTTATCTGTCTAGCTTCAGTTGTGCCATTTGGTACTTTTATCATGGAGAAAAAACTTCTTGAAAGTAAAGCATAA
- the uvrB gene encoding excinuclease ABC subunit UvrB: MKFNLNSEYKPTGDQPEAIKKLAQGINTDEKYQTLVGVTGSGKTFTVANVISEVNRPTLILAHNKTLAAQLYTEFKSFFPNNSVEYFVSYYDYYQPEAFLPVTGTYIEKDLSINEELEKMRLSTTSALLSGRRDIIVVASVSCLYGIGNPIEFQKNVITLELDQQISRTKLLHRLVQSLYARTEAEFTPGTFRIKGDTVEVFPSYADNPFRIHFFGDEIEDIEVFNPSTSAVIEKYTNLNIYPANMFVTSPDVLQKAIWEIQQDLVKQVDYFKEIGKHLEAKRLEERTNFDLEMIRELGYCSGIENYSRYLDGREQGTRPFCLLDYFPDDYLMVIDESHVTVSQVHAMYGGDRSRKENLVEYGFRLPAALDNRPLKFEEFEAMQNQVVYVSATPADYELQKSEGVYVEQLIRPTGLLDPIIEIRPTENQIDNLIEEIHSRVEKDERVLVTTLTKRMAEELAKYFTRVGIRCRYIHSDVDTLERVEIMQDLRKGLFDVLIGVNLLREGLDLPEVSLVAILDADKEGFLRSHRSLTQTVGRAARNVNGKAIMYADKITDSMQKTIDETNYRREKQMNFNKKHNITPTAINKKISSELVKASHEDIQKETILQAAEETLKYKSKADIEKIIREKRKEMEKAAKDLDFINAARLRDEIKALKDKL; this comes from the coding sequence ATGAAATTCAATTTAAATTCAGAATATAAACCAACAGGAGATCAACCTGAAGCAATTAAAAAGCTTGCTCAAGGAATCAATACAGATGAAAAATATCAAACATTAGTTGGAGTTACTGGTTCTGGAAAAACATTTACCGTTGCAAATGTTATTAGCGAAGTTAATAGACCTACTTTAATACTAGCTCACAATAAAACATTAGCAGCACAATTATATACAGAGTTTAAAAGCTTTTTTCCTAATAATTCAGTAGAGTATTTTGTCTCATACTATGACTACTACCAACCCGAGGCATTCTTACCAGTAACAGGTACCTATATAGAAAAAGACTTATCAATCAATGAAGAACTAGAAAAAATGCGATTAAGCACTACTTCTGCCCTACTATCAGGAAGAAGAGATATTATCGTAGTAGCTTCTGTTTCTTGTTTATATGGTATAGGTAACCCTATTGAGTTCCAAAAAAACGTAATCACACTTGAACTAGATCAACAAATAAGCAGAACAAAACTATTACATAGATTAGTACAAAGTTTATATGCTAGAACTGAAGCTGAATTTACTCCAGGAACTTTTAGAATAAAAGGAGATACAGTAGAAGTATTCCCTAGTTATGCAGACAATCCATTTAGAATACATTTCTTTGGAGATGAAATTGAGGATATAGAAGTATTCAATCCCTCTACTTCTGCTGTAATAGAGAAATACACCAACCTTAATATTTATCCAGCTAATATGTTTGTAACATCACCAGATGTTCTACAAAAAGCTATATGGGAAATACAGCAAGATCTAGTCAAACAAGTTGATTATTTCAAAGAAATAGGAAAACACTTAGAAGCCAAACGTCTAGAAGAACGCACAAACTTTGATTTAGAAATGATCAGAGAGCTTGGCTATTGTTCTGGTATCGAAAACTATTCAAGATATTTAGATGGTAGAGAACAAGGCACACGCCCATTCTGTTTACTAGATTATTTCCCAGATGACTATCTAATGGTTATCGATGAGAGTCACGTTACTGTATCACAAGTACACGCAATGTATGGAGGTGATAGATCTCGTAAAGAAAATCTAGTAGAATATGGATTCAGATTACCTGCCGCACTAGACAACAGACCTCTTAAATTCGAGGAATTTGAAGCCATGCAAAATCAAGTAGTATATGTTTCTGCAACTCCAGCTGATTATGAATTACAAAAATCTGAAGGAGTTTATGTAGAGCAATTAATTCGCCCGACAGGACTACTAGACCCTATTATCGAAATTAGACCAACAGAAAATCAAATAGATAATTTAATAGAAGAAATTCATTCTAGAGTTGAAAAAGATGAAAGAGTACTTGTTACTACATTAACCAAAAGAATGGCAGAAGAATTAGCTAAATATTTCACACGTGTAGGAATCAGATGTAGATATATTCACTCTGATGTTGATACACTAGAACGCGTTGAAATCATGCAAGACTTAAGAAAAGGACTATTTGATGTGTTAATCGGAGTAAACTTATTAAGAGAAGGACTAGATTTACCTGAAGTATCGCTAGTTGCTATTTTAGACGCTGATAAGGAAGGTTTTCTTAGAAGTCACAGATCACTCACACAAACCGTAGGAAGAGCCGCTAGAAACGTAAATGGCAAAGCAATTATGTATGCTGACAAAATCACAGATAGCATGCAAAAGACCATAGACGAAACAAACTATAGACGAGAAAAACAGATGAATTTCAACAAGAAGCACAACATTACTCCTACCGCTATTAACAAAAAGATATCTAGTGAATTAGTAAAAGCTTCTCATGAGGACATTCAAAAAGAAACTATTCTTCAGGCAGCAGAAGAAACTCTTAAATACAAATCTAAAGCTGATATAGAAAAAATAATAAGAGAGAAGAGAAAAGAAATGGAGAAAGCTGCTAAAGACTTAGATTTTATCAATGCAGCTCGTTTAAGAGACGAAATAAAAGCTTTAAAAGACAAACTGTAG
- a CDS encoding acyl-CoA dehydrogenase family protein — protein sequence MSKDITRGGQFLIKETKYQDVFTPEDFTEEQIMMRDSVKEFIDKEIWPNKERFEKKDYAFTEASMRKAGELGLLGVAVPEAYGGLEMGFISTMLVCDYISGATGSFSTAFGAHTGIGTMPITLYGNEEQKKKYVPKLASGEWFGAYCLTEPDAGSDANSGKTKAVLSADGSHYSITGQKMWISNAGFCNLFIVFARIEDDKNITGFIVENDPSNGITLGEEEHKLGIRASSTRQVFFSETKVPVENMLSERGNGFKIAMNALNVGRIKLAAACLDSQRRLITQSVKYANERIQFKTPISSFGAIRTKLAEMATNAYVGEAASYRAAASIEERINQRVAEGNSHQEAELKGVEEFAIECSILKVAVSEDVQSCADEGIQIFGGMGFSEDTPMESAWRDARISRIYEGTNEINRMLAVGMLIKKAMKGHVDLLGPAMKVADELMSIPSFDVPDYSELFAEEKEMISKLKQAFLMVAGSAVQKYGPDLDKHQALLMAASDMMIEIYMAESAILRTEKLAKLKGEENIKEQIAMAQLYLYHAVDIIGAKGKEGIASFAEGDEQRVMLMGLRRFTKYVNLPNVNALRETIATKLVDANEYVF from the coding sequence ATGAGTAAAGATATCACAAGAGGAGGACAATTTTTAATTAAAGAAACTAAATACCAAGACGTATTTACTCCTGAAGACTTCACAGAAGAGCAAATCATGATGCGTGATTCTGTAAAAGAATTCATTGACAAAGAAATATGGCCAAACAAAGAACGCTTCGAGAAAAAAGATTATGCTTTCACAGAAGCTTCTATGCGTAAAGCAGGAGAATTAGGATTATTAGGCGTAGCTGTACCAGAAGCTTATGGAGGATTAGAGATGGGATTCATTTCTACAATGCTGGTATGTGATTATATTTCAGGAGCAACAGGTTCTTTCTCAACTGCCTTTGGTGCTCATACAGGAATTGGTACAATGCCAATTACATTATATGGTAACGAAGAACAAAAGAAAAAATACGTTCCAAAATTAGCTTCAGGAGAATGGTTTGGTGCTTACTGTTTAACAGAACCAGACGCAGGATCTGATGCTAACTCAGGTAAAACAAAAGCTGTCTTATCAGCTGATGGAAGCCACTACTCTATCACTGGACAAAAAATGTGGATCTCTAACGCAGGATTCTGTAATCTATTTATCGTATTTGCTCGTATCGAGGATGATAAAAATATCACAGGATTTATCGTAGAAAACGATCCTAGCAACGGAATTACATTAGGAGAAGAAGAGCACAAATTAGGTATTAGAGCTTCTTCTACTCGCCAAGTATTCTTTAGCGAAACAAAAGTTCCAGTAGAGAATATGCTTTCTGAAAGAGGGAATGGTTTCAAAATTGCGATGAATGCATTAAACGTTGGACGTATCAAATTAGCCGCTGCTTGTTTAGATTCTCAACGTCGCTTAATCACACAATCTGTAAAATATGCTAATGAGCGCATCCAATTTAAAACACCTATTTCTTCTTTTGGTGCTATCCGTACAAAATTAGCAGAGATGGCTACAAATGCTTATGTAGGTGAAGCTGCTTCATATAGAGCTGCTGCTTCTATTGAAGAAAGAATTAACCAACGTGTTGCTGAAGGAAATTCACATCAAGAGGCTGAATTAAAAGGAGTAGAAGAATTCGCTATTGAGTGTTCTATCCTTAAAGTAGCAGTGTCAGAAGATGTTCAATCATGTGCTGATGAAGGAATCCAAATCTTCGGAGGAATGGGATTCTCAGAAGACACACCTATGGAAAGCGCATGGAGAGATGCTCGTATATCTCGTATCTATGAAGGAACAAACGAGATTAACCGTATGCTAGCAGTTGGAATGTTAATCAAAAAAGCAATGAAAGGACATGTTGATTTATTAGGTCCTGCTATGAAAGTAGCTGATGAATTAATGAGCATCCCAAGCTTTGATGTGCCAGATTATTCTGAATTATTTGCAGAAGAGAAAGAAATGATTAGTAAACTAAAACAAGCTTTCTTAATGGTAGCTGGTAGTGCTGTTCAAAAATATGGCCCAGACCTAGATAAACACCAAGCACTATTAATGGCTGCTTCTGATATGATGATTGAAATATATATGGCAGAAAGTGCTATTCTTAGAACTGAGAAATTAGCGAAATTAAAAGGAGAAGAAAATATCAAAGAACAAATCGCTATGGCACAATTATACTTATATCACGCTGTAGATATCATCGGAGCAAAAGGAAAAGAAGGTATCGCTTCTTTTGCTGAAGGTGATGAACAACGTGTAATGTTAATGGGACTACGCAGATTTACAAAATATGTAAACTTACCAAACGTAAATGCACTTAGAGAAACTATTGCAACGAAATTGGTAGATGCTAACGAATACGTATTCTAA
- a CDS encoding DUF1456 family protein, with protein sequence MNNNDILKKLRVALQLRDDQIVEILELVDFRISKGEIGNFFRNADHPKYVECGDQILRNFLNGLVIHLRGTKEAPKNPLEVLASNKSEVKPFKQQTTEKKTKPTSKKEENTSKNVNFKKKTTSNKKATPKSPLAGIKFKNGKK encoded by the coding sequence ATGAACAATAACGACATATTAAAGAAACTGAGAGTTGCTTTACAATTACGCGACGATCAAATAGTAGAGATTTTAGAATTAGTAGATTTCAGAATTTCAAAAGGTGAAATTGGTAACTTTTTCAGAAATGCTGACCATCCTAAGTATGTAGAATGTGGTGACCAAATCCTAAGAAACTTTCTAAATGGTTTAGTAATTCACTTAAGAGGGACAAAAGAAGCTCCTAAAAACCCACTAGAAGTGCTCGCCTCTAACAAGTCTGAAGTAAAGCCATTCAAGCAACAGACGACAGAAAAGAAAACCAAACCTACATCTAAAAAAGAAGAGAATACAAGTAAAAATGTAAATTTTAAAAAGAAAACTACATCTAATAAAAAAGCAACTCCTAAATCGCCATTAGCAGGAATCAAATTCAAAAATGGTAAAAAATAA